In Gracilimonas sp., a single window of DNA contains:
- a CDS encoding cation diffusion facilitator family transporter → MNKAKENIRVQWFIVTVAVVLFVIKITAWYLTNSVAILTDGLESIVNVISGFIGLYSLYLSAKPKDANHPYGHGKVEFISAGIEGTLITIAGLLIVFEAAESFINPAPLQSLDTGIILIAISAVINYGFGWWAYRTGKRNESLALQASGRHLQTDTYTTIGIIAGLVLIRFTHILWLDGAVAIIFAVFIMQTGFRILREAVAGIMDESDEQLLADLITYLHKHRDPKWVDLHNLRIIKYGRTLHTDCHLTLPWYLTVKEAHAELDKIEALITRKFGDRIEVFIHTDYCMEFSCRLCQMENCEVRQHPFEKEIIWTVENVASDGKHRIE, encoded by the coding sequence TTGAACAAGGCAAAAGAAAATATTCGGGTTCAGTGGTTTATTGTAACCGTAGCTGTTGTTCTCTTTGTCATAAAAATCACGGCCTGGTATTTGACAAATTCGGTAGCCATTCTCACCGATGGACTTGAAAGCATTGTAAATGTCATAAGTGGCTTTATCGGGCTATACAGCTTATATCTTTCTGCAAAACCAAAAGATGCAAATCATCCTTATGGGCACGGGAAGGTTGAATTTATTTCAGCAGGAATTGAAGGCACACTGATTACCATTGCGGGTCTGCTAATCGTGTTTGAAGCTGCTGAGAGTTTTATTAATCCGGCTCCATTGCAGAGCCTTGATACCGGTATTATTCTAATAGCCATTTCTGCAGTTATAAACTATGGATTTGGGTGGTGGGCATACCGAACCGGTAAGAGAAATGAATCATTGGCACTTCAGGCCAGCGGCCGGCATCTTCAGACGGATACTTACACCACTATAGGTATTATTGCAGGGTTAGTACTTATTCGGTTTACGCATATTTTATGGCTGGATGGAGCGGTGGCCATTATTTTTGCAGTTTTTATTATGCAAACCGGCTTTCGAATTTTAAGGGAAGCGGTAGCCGGTATTATGGATGAGTCAGATGAGCAGCTGCTGGCTGATTTGATTACATATCTTCATAAACACCGAGATCCAAAATGGGTAGATCTGCATAATCTTCGGATTATAAAATATGGCCGTACTCTGCACACGGATTGTCATTTGACGTTACCGTGGTATTTAACTGTAAAGGAAGCTCATGCCGAGCTGGATAAGATTGAAGCACTTATCACACGGAAGTTTGGAGATCGCATAGAGGTGTTTATTCATACTGATTATTGCATGGAATTTTCATGCAGGTTGTGCCAAATGGAAAATTGCGAAGTTCGTCAGCATCCTTTTGAGAAAGAGATTATCTGGACGGTAGAAAATGTAGCTTCAGACGGAAAACACCGAATAGAATAG
- a CDS encoding ribonuclease D, with amino-acid sequence MTIHTITEHDELKKLASSLEKKSEFAIDLEFDRNRYRYGFDMCLLQIYDGESCYLVDPLSRNLDIKTIFPPIESNQIQKVVFAFGEDLRLFHSLGCFPKNLYDLDAATSLLNFEPASLTNLIKEVLNVEVNSSSQQSNWYKRPLTENQKQYAADDVLYLLDFKKELEQKAKKRGLLEWIEQENAVFNHLDYSNEDHNNLIKDKDKNNMTVFEWHVYQQLMKFFDSVAQKYNKPVYQLVNKKLVESIAQNPQKASSWENTKGIFGQLKNEKFKTELKNVLNQSIEEAEHKNLSKSRKASDTMTRDEYREMRRRQSQINNLKDQLLKPIQNKIAEELGAHAKSFILPNRLAKEIVAGEAELVPDYKVELLRRYANELDLDLSDYI; translated from the coding sequence ATGACTATTCATACCATCACTGAACATGACGAGCTCAAAAAACTCGCTTCATCATTAGAAAAAAAATCAGAATTTGCCATAGATCTTGAGTTTGACCGAAACCGGTATCGCTATGGTTTTGATATGTGTCTCTTGCAAATTTATGATGGTGAAAGTTGTTATTTGGTGGATCCCCTCAGCAGAAATCTGGACATTAAAACCATCTTCCCTCCCATTGAAAGTAACCAAATCCAGAAAGTAGTTTTTGCTTTCGGAGAAGATTTGAGACTTTTTCACTCTTTAGGATGCTTCCCTAAAAACCTGTATGACCTGGATGCAGCTACCAGTCTGCTTAATTTCGAACCGGCTTCACTCACAAACCTGATCAAAGAAGTTTTAAATGTAGAGGTTAACAGCTCTTCCCAGCAAAGCAATTGGTACAAGCGTCCACTTACCGAAAACCAAAAACAGTATGCAGCTGATGATGTTTTATATTTGCTGGATTTTAAAAAAGAGCTTGAGCAAAAAGCCAAAAAAAGAGGTTTGCTTGAATGGATTGAACAGGAAAATGCGGTATTTAATCATCTGGATTACAGTAATGAAGACCACAATAACCTGATCAAAGATAAGGATAAAAATAACATGACCGTTTTTGAGTGGCATGTGTATCAGCAGCTCATGAAATTCTTTGACTCAGTGGCTCAAAAATATAATAAACCCGTATATCAGCTGGTGAATAAAAAGCTGGTGGAATCCATTGCTCAGAATCCTCAAAAGGCGAGTAGCTGGGAAAACACGAAAGGTATTTTCGGACAACTTAAGAATGAAAAATTCAAAACAGAGCTCAAGAATGTGCTCAATCAAAGTATTGAAGAAGCTGAACACAAGAACCTATCCAAATCCCGGAAAGCAAGTGATACAATGACCCGGGATGAATACCGGGAAATGCGCCGGCGACAGAGCCAAATCAATAACCTTAAAGATCAGCTTTTAAAACCTATCCAAAATAAAATAGCTGAAGAACTCGGAGCTCATGCCAAATCTTTTATTCTTCCCAACCGGCTTGCCAAAGAAATTGTGGCCGGTGAGGCCGAATTGGTTCCTGATTACAAAGTAGAACTATTGCGCAGGTATGCGAATGAATTGGATCTTGATTTGAGTGATTACATCTGA
- a CDS encoding aldo/keto reductase, producing the protein MNYNQLGTSDLNISEISFGCMSLEIEKGQNSISPLLRKAYESGINFFDTANLYDQGLNEEIVGTALKPIRDKILIATKVGNVWREDGAGWDWNPTKEHILTEVNESLRRLQTDYIDLYQLHGGTIDDPIDDIIEAFEQLKKQGKIRAYGISSIRPNVIREYASRSDIDSVMMQYSLLDRRPEESCLQLLDEQNISVITRGTLAKGMLIDKPAQEYLGYSKNEVKKIQSAVENTGLIATSIQYVLSHPAVASAVLGIRTEDQLNEIIQNFKQSVTGKSLKEISDLLEPNTYEKHR; encoded by the coding sequence ATGAACTATAACCAACTTGGAACATCAGATCTTAACATCAGTGAAATCAGCTTTGGCTGCATGTCGTTAGAGATTGAAAAAGGTCAAAATTCGATTTCTCCTTTGCTTCGTAAAGCCTATGAATCCGGTATTAATTTCTTTGATACAGCCAATTTATATGATCAGGGTTTGAATGAAGAGATAGTTGGGACTGCACTCAAACCTATCAGAGACAAAATACTGATTGCAACCAAGGTTGGAAATGTGTGGAGAGAAGATGGTGCAGGATGGGACTGGAACCCCACCAAAGAACACATTCTAACTGAAGTGAATGAAAGTCTGCGCAGACTCCAAACAGATTATATCGATTTGTATCAACTCCACGGCGGAACTATCGACGACCCGATTGATGATATTATTGAGGCTTTTGAGCAGTTAAAGAAGCAGGGAAAAATCAGGGCTTATGGTATTTCATCGATTCGTCCCAATGTAATCCGCGAGTATGCAAGCAGATCTGACATTGACAGTGTGATGATGCAATATAGCCTGCTGGACAGGCGACCGGAGGAAAGTTGTCTTCAATTACTTGATGAACAAAATATCAGTGTTATTACCCGCGGCACCCTTGCAAAAGGAATGTTAATTGATAAACCGGCACAAGAATATCTCGGATACTCCAAGAATGAAGTTAAAAAAATACAGTCGGCTGTCGAGAATACAGGACTAATTGCGACATCCATTCAATACGTGCTCAGCCATCCTGCTGTAGCTTCCGCTGTATTAGGAATTCGCACCGAGGATCAACTTAACGAGATCATTCAAAATTTTAAGCAGAGTGTAACCGGGAAATCGTTGAAAGAAATTTCAGATTTATTAGAACCGAATACTTATGAAAAACATCGGTGA
- a CDS encoding DUF4212 domain-containing protein, which translates to MLERDLKGYWKKNLKYLGILLSIWFTVSYGFGILLAPVLNEIQVGGFKLGFWFAQQGAIYTFVVLIFAYVYLMNKLDREFKVQED; encoded by the coding sequence ATGTTGGAACGGGATTTAAAAGGTTATTGGAAAAAGAATCTTAAATACCTTGGAATTTTATTGAGTATCTGGTTTACGGTTTCATATGGGTTTGGGATATTGCTCGCACCTGTGCTCAATGAAATTCAAGTGGGTGGATTCAAGCTGGGATTCTGGTTTGCACAACAAGGAGCCATCTATACTTTTGTCGTTCTCATCTTTGCGTATGTCTATTTGATGAACAAACTGGATCGGGAATTTAAAGTGCAGGAGGATTGA
- a CDS encoding sodium:solute symporter family protein: MDVQVWTYILVGITFALYIGIAIWAKAASTSDFYIAGAHVNPITNGMATAADWMSAASFLSMAGLISFMGYDGSVYLMGWTGGYVLLALLLAPYLRKFGKFTIPDFIGDRYYSNFARTIAVICALIVSFTYVAGQMRGVGLVFSKFLEVNIDIGVLIGMAIVFFYAVLGGMKGITYTQVAQYCVLIFAFMVPAFFISFQLTGNPIPQLGFGSTLTDGSGQYLLEKLDELHTELGFAAYTSGTKSMQDVFFITAALMIGTAGLPHVIVRFFTVPKVKDARISVGYALIFIAILYTTAPSIAAFAKYNLMETVNEEEYTEMPEWFSTWEETGLLTWVDKNEDGIITYAPGSAISGLPDIQRNAEGEIVRGNFGEVKVNNAPAEGPNELYVDRDIMVLANPEIANLPAWVAGLVAAGGLAAALSTAAGLLLVISTAVSHDLIKKQIKTDISDKAELMWARISAAGAVVVAGYFGINPPGFVAEVVAIAFGLAAASFFPAIILGIFYKKMNRQGAIAGMIAGLLFTLGYVVFFKIAFPEVNSPEYWWFGISPEGIGTLGMILNLVVSFAVGMIFPEPPEDVQEMVESIRYPK, encoded by the coding sequence ATGGATGTTCAAGTATGGACCTATATTTTAGTTGGCATTACTTTCGCACTGTACATTGGTATTGCGATCTGGGCAAAAGCAGCTTCAACCAGTGACTTTTACATTGCCGGCGCTCACGTCAATCCTATTACCAATGGCATGGCTACTGCAGCTGACTGGATGTCCGCCGCCTCATTTCTTTCCATGGCGGGACTCATTTCATTTATGGGCTATGACGGTTCAGTTTACCTCATGGGCTGGACAGGCGGATACGTTTTACTGGCACTTTTGCTTGCTCCGTATCTCCGAAAATTCGGCAAGTTTACCATACCTGATTTTATCGGAGACCGATACTATTCCAACTTTGCCCGCACCATTGCAGTTATCTGTGCGCTGATCGTTTCGTTCACCTATGTAGCGGGACAAATGCGCGGAGTTGGACTCGTATTCTCCAAATTTCTGGAAGTGAATATCGATATTGGTGTCCTCATCGGGATGGCGATTGTGTTTTTCTATGCGGTGTTAGGAGGGATGAAAGGGATCACCTATACGCAGGTTGCTCAGTACTGTGTGCTGATCTTTGCCTTTATGGTGCCGGCCTTTTTCATCTCATTTCAGCTGACAGGAAATCCTATTCCACAGCTTGGTTTCGGATCAACCCTGACGGATGGTTCCGGACAATACCTTTTAGAAAAGCTGGATGAGCTTCATACCGAGCTTGGTTTCGCGGCTTATACCAGCGGAACCAAAAGCATGCAGGATGTCTTTTTTATTACCGCAGCGTTGATGATCGGAACAGCCGGTCTTCCCCACGTTATCGTCCGCTTCTTTACGGTTCCCAAAGTTAAAGATGCCCGTATCTCGGTAGGATACGCGCTGATCTTTATTGCGATCCTTTATACAACTGCACCTTCCATTGCTGCCTTTGCCAAATATAATCTAATGGAAACGGTAAATGAGGAAGAGTACACCGAAATGCCTGAATGGTTTAGTACCTGGGAAGAAACGGGATTGCTAACCTGGGTAGATAAAAATGAAGATGGTATAATCACTTACGCTCCGGGCTCTGCCATTAGCGGTCTGCCCGATATTCAGCGGAATGCTGAGGGTGAAATTGTGCGAGGGAATTTCGGAGAAGTAAAAGTAAATAATGCTCCGGCTGAAGGACCTAACGAGCTGTATGTGGACAGGGATATCATGGTTCTGGCAAATCCCGAGATCGCGAATTTACCTGCCTGGGTTGCCGGATTGGTAGCCGCCGGAGGACTTGCTGCGGCCCTTTCAACTGCTGCAGGACTGCTATTGGTGATCTCAACGGCAGTATCTCATGATCTTATCAAAAAGCAGATCAAAACGGATATTTCGGATAAAGCTGAACTCATGTGGGCCCGTATCTCTGCAGCGGGGGCAGTTGTTGTGGCGGGATATTTTGGTATCAATCCCCCGGGTTTTGTGGCCGAAGTAGTGGCTATTGCATTCGGTCTTGCTGCGGCTTCATTCTTCCCCGCTATTATTTTAGGGATCTTTTACAAGAAAATGAATCGACAGGGAGCTATTGCGGGAATGATCGCAGGGTTACTGTTTACGCTTGGCTATGTGGTCTTCTTTAAGATCGCCTTCCCCGAAGTGAATTCTCCTGAATATTGGTGGTTTGGAATTTCTCCGGAGGGAATAGGAACATTGGGAATGATCCTCAACTTAGTGGTTTCATTCGCAGTAGGAATGATTTTCCCGGAACCTCCTGAAGATGTTCAGGAAATGGTGGAGAGTATCAGGTACCCTAAATAA
- a CDS encoding cytochrome B, whose product MYTGLLHAHSGLRWIVLVLIVWALYKSISGWAGNKEYQKSDRLSALLAMIFTHIQLLIGLVLYFISPNVSFQEGVMESSLLRFFTVEHLAMMIISIALITIGFSTAKRATEAVQKHKKVAIYYGIGLLIMIAAIPWPFRGLGTGWF is encoded by the coding sequence ATGTATACCGGTTTATTACACGCACACTCAGGTCTCCGATGGATTGTATTGGTTTTAATAGTATGGGCTTTATATAAGTCTATTTCAGGCTGGGCCGGAAATAAAGAATATCAAAAATCGGATCGGCTATCTGCCTTACTCGCAATGATTTTCACACATATTCAACTTCTCATAGGGCTTGTACTTTATTTTATCAGTCCCAATGTTTCTTTTCAGGAAGGCGTTATGGAAAGCTCCTTATTACGTTTCTTCACCGTTGAGCATTTAGCTATGATGATTATCTCCATCGCGCTTATAACCATTGGATTCAGTACCGCAAAACGAGCCACTGAAGCTGTTCAAAAACATAAGAAAGTAGCTATTTACTACGGGATCGGGCTTCTGATCATGATTGCTGCTATTCCATGGCCCTTCCGGGGATTGGGTACTGGCTGGTTTTAA
- a CDS encoding DUF1499 domain-containing protein, which translates to MASKKQNHPLPPCPSTPNCVRVSKDFKAGIEQVYERLLYIFEKEAHKFEVIDAKRIELHAVYRIPFLGFKDDVDVIMEESNTKTVVYIRSASRVGTYDLGVNNRRVRWILKKIANQL; encoded by the coding sequence ATGGCTTCAAAGAAACAAAATCATCCGCTTCCTCCCTGCCCTTCCACCCCAAATTGTGTAAGAGTTTCCAAGGATTTTAAAGCCGGGATAGAACAAGTCTATGAACGACTATTATATATTTTTGAAAAGGAAGCTCATAAATTCGAAGTCATTGATGCCAAACGCATAGAGCTTCATGCCGTATATCGCATTCCGTTTTTGGGTTTTAAGGATGATGTAGATGTGATTATGGAAGAATCAAACACTAAAACTGTAGTTTATATTCGCAGTGCGAGCCGGGTTGGGACCTATGATCTTGGTGTTAACAATCGAAGGGTGCGGTGGATTTTGAAGAAGATTGCTAATCAGCTTTGA
- a CDS encoding TIGR00730 family Rossman fold protein — MKKHICVYCGSRKGNYPKFPELAKQAGREIARRDWGIVYGGGRVGIMGEIANAALTEGGDVIGVIPTQLKDREVAHKGLTDLHETQDMHTRKALMESLSDAFLVLPGGFGTLDEFFEILTWRQLGIHNKPIFLINVDGYFDGLLQYTNNAVKHDFIHKESLSLFHVCKDLDSFLQQLERFFELS; from the coding sequence ATGAAAAAACATATCTGTGTGTATTGCGGCTCACGAAAAGGCAACTATCCTAAATTCCCTGAATTAGCTAAACAAGCCGGACGGGAAATTGCCCGCAGGGACTGGGGGATTGTCTATGGCGGCGGAAGAGTAGGGATCATGGGGGAAATTGCAAATGCGGCCCTAACCGAGGGTGGAGATGTTATTGGAGTGATCCCAACCCAACTTAAAGATCGTGAAGTCGCCCACAAAGGCCTGACCGATCTCCACGAAACACAGGATATGCATACCCGAAAAGCACTCATGGAGTCTTTATCGGACGCCTTTCTGGTTCTTCCCGGTGGATTTGGAACCCTGGATGAATTTTTTGAGATCTTAACCTGGCGACAGCTTGGAATTCACAATAAACCCATATTTTTAATAAATGTGGACGGTTACTTTGACGGGCTTTTGCAGTATACCAATAATGCCGTGAAGCACGATTTCATCCATAAAGAAAGCCTCTCTTTATTCCATGTTTGTAAAGATCTGGATTCTTTTTTGCAACAGCTGGAACGATTTTTTGAACTGAGTTGA
- a CDS encoding cysteine desulfurase family protein: MRTVYLDHAATTPLDERVLEAMLPYLKDNYGNANSPHHLGQKSKVVVEDAREKVANLIGAEPSEIVFTSGGTESDNAVIKGVLAVSGDKNEVITSELEHHAVLHTVELAKMNGIKPVFAKAKNCGTITADAVKEVITDKTALVTVMHVNNEIGTINPLKEIAEVCHEHGVPFHSDTVQSLGKLPVDVKKLGIDFLSGSAHKIYGPKGTGIMYVKNGSRWIPWVNGGSQERRRRGGTLNVPGIVGFAKALELAVSEMDEHQKHFEKLRSLLLELMDEKLNFNYTVNGPKDKGVPHIVNLSFSDEQGHYIDGEMLLLNLDIEGICVSNGSACTSGAVEPSHVLNGIGMEEGLAKSSIRISFGKQNTEEDVQYFVDKLDAVLNRMFSLA, translated from the coding sequence ATGCGAACGGTTTACTTAGATCATGCCGCAACCACTCCTTTAGATGAACGTGTTCTGGAAGCAATGCTTCCTTACCTGAAGGATAACTACGGAAATGCCAACTCTCCTCATCACCTGGGACAAAAGTCTAAGGTGGTAGTAGAAGATGCCCGCGAAAAAGTAGCTAACCTGATTGGAGCCGAGCCATCGGAAATTGTTTTTACAAGTGGCGGCACGGAAAGTGATAACGCAGTCATTAAAGGAGTTTTAGCTGTTTCGGGAGATAAGAATGAAGTTATTACCTCTGAACTGGAACACCATGCCGTACTGCACACTGTTGAGCTTGCAAAAATGAATGGGATTAAACCAGTTTTTGCCAAAGCTAAAAATTGCGGAACTATTACAGCCGACGCCGTTAAGGAAGTGATTACGGATAAAACTGCTTTGGTCACTGTGATGCACGTCAATAACGAAATAGGGACCATTAATCCGCTAAAAGAAATAGCGGAAGTATGTCACGAACATGGGGTTCCATTTCATTCAGATACCGTTCAAAGCCTGGGTAAGCTACCTGTTGACGTAAAAAAATTAGGTATTGATTTCTTAAGTGGAAGTGCTCATAAAATATACGGCCCCAAAGGAACCGGAATCATGTATGTGAAGAATGGGTCTCGCTGGATTCCCTGGGTGAATGGCGGTTCACAGGAACGCCGCCGCCGGGGGGGAACATTAAATGTTCCCGGAATTGTAGGATTTGCCAAAGCACTTGAGTTAGCTGTTTCAGAAATGGATGAACATCAAAAACATTTCGAGAAATTACGGTCTCTCCTGCTGGAATTGATGGACGAAAAACTGAATTTCAATTACACCGTTAACGGCCCTAAAGACAAGGGGGTACCACACATCGTAAATCTTTCTTTCAGTGACGAGCAAGGCCATTATATTGATGGAGAGATGCTGTTGCTGAACTTGGATATTGAAGGCATTTGTGTTTCCAATGGCTCAGCGTGCACATCCGGTGCGGTTGAGCCTTCTCATGTTTTAAATGGCATTGGAATGGAAGAAGGCCTTGCCAAGTCAAGCATTCGAATCAGCTTTGGTAAGCAGAATACCGAAGAGGACGTCCAATACTTCGTTGACAAACTGGATGCTGTCCTGAACCGAATGTTTTCTCTGGCATGA
- a CDS encoding phosphoglycerate kinase — protein MAKLTLNDIEVKGKKVLMRVDFNVPIKDGKITDDNRIVQALPSINHVIDNGGLLILMSHLGRPAGEYDPEFSLKPAAEHLASLVDAKVHFAKDCIGEKADSVIEKAEFGEIVVLENVRFHLEEKKNDEAFSKKLAAHGDLFVNDAFGSSHRAHASVAGVTRYLQPAVSGHLLDKEIKYLEESINDPERPFVAILGGAKVSDKIGVIENLISKVDTIIIGGGMTYTFYKAKGWPIGNSLVEDDKVDLAKELLKKAEEKGIRFMLPLDSVVAREFKNDAEHKVVDEDGIEDGWMGLDIGPQSSIAFGNQIKAAKTVLWNGPMGVFEMENFADGTFAVAEALAEATKFGATTIIGGGDSASAIKKAGLSDDVSHVSTGGGASLEYLEGKELPGVASLTDR, from the coding sequence ATGGCAAAACTCACTCTGAACGATATCGAAGTAAAAGGTAAAAAAGTGCTGATGCGCGTGGATTTTAACGTTCCCATAAAAGACGGTAAAATCACCGATGATAATCGTATAGTGCAGGCATTGCCTTCTATTAATCATGTTATAGATAACGGAGGTTTGTTGATTTTAATGAGTCATCTCGGCCGGCCGGCAGGAGAATATGATCCTGAATTTTCTCTCAAACCTGCTGCAGAACATCTTGCTTCTTTGGTGGATGCAAAAGTTCATTTTGCCAAAGATTGCATCGGTGAAAAAGCTGATTCAGTGATTGAAAAAGCTGAGTTCGGAGAAATTGTGGTATTGGAAAATGTTCGGTTTCATCTTGAGGAAAAGAAGAATGATGAAGCATTCAGTAAAAAACTTGCGGCTCATGGTGACCTGTTTGTGAATGACGCTTTTGGAAGCAGCCATCGAGCCCATGCATCTGTTGCAGGTGTTACAAGGTATTTGCAGCCGGCCGTTTCGGGACATTTACTTGATAAGGAAATTAAATACCTGGAAGAAAGTATTAACGATCCTGAACGACCCTTTGTGGCTATTTTAGGGGGAGCTAAGGTGTCAGATAAAATCGGGGTGATTGAAAACCTGATTTCAAAAGTGGACACCATTATTATTGGAGGAGGAATGACCTACACCTTTTACAAAGCCAAAGGATGGCCGATTGGGAATTCCCTGGTAGAAGATGATAAGGTAGATTTAGCCAAAGAGTTACTTAAAAAAGCCGAGGAGAAAGGAATTCGTTTTATGCTTCCTTTAGATTCGGTGGTTGCCAGGGAATTCAAGAATGATGCTGAGCACAAAGTTGTGGATGAAGATGGAATTGAAGATGGCTGGATGGGGCTGGATATTGGCCCGCAGTCATCCATAGCTTTTGGGAACCAAATAAAAGCAGCTAAAACAGTGCTATGGAATGGCCCCATGGGTGTTTTTGAAATGGAGAATTTCGCAGATGGAACTTTTGCCGTGGCCGAAGCCCTGGCTGAAGCCACTAAGTTTGGTGCCACAACAATTATTGGCGGGGGAGATTCCGCCTCAGCCATTAAAAAAGCCGGGCTTAGTGATGATGTTTCTCATGTTTCCACCGGTGGCGGTGCAAGCCTGGAGTATTTGGAAGGAAAAGAATTACCGGGTGTGGCTTCGCTAACCGACAGGTAA
- a CDS encoding AI-2E family transporter, with protein MNEYPLLLRSTIRLAFAFLLVAALILTRQLLVPLFLSVMLAYLLFPYADWLENHKVPRILTNLIVVLGFLAFLGAIFFAVGALSANFTDDFPKIKEQFEDNLQSILSGITAFTGISSEGIDAFIRDLGETGEYISQLFTATTNTLLSLGLLPVYTFLLLFYRDKFRDFISMLIKDDQEQVVQKIIDQASEVVPKYLKGLVIVCFILVGLNSLGFYLIGIEYALLFGIIAAIFNLIPYLGTILGYGVVLLFVLGTQSPSLAFAVIIQFVIVQFLENNILTPNITGSYVEINPLVIIFSLIGAGLIWGLPGMLIIIPYLGLFKIVCENVEDLKPIGFLLGNRGTERHSITIKSLQRRFGWLEED; from the coding sequence ATGAATGAATATCCGCTATTATTACGCTCTACTATCCGGCTGGCTTTTGCGTTCTTGCTAGTTGCTGCATTGATATTAACACGTCAGCTGTTAGTGCCTTTATTCCTTAGTGTAATGTTAGCTTATTTGTTATTTCCATATGCCGATTGGCTCGAAAACCATAAAGTGCCCCGCATTCTAACCAATTTGATTGTAGTATTGGGATTTCTTGCATTTTTGGGGGCGATCTTTTTTGCGGTAGGGGCGCTTTCTGCTAATTTCACTGATGACTTTCCAAAAATTAAGGAGCAATTTGAAGATAACCTTCAGTCTATTTTGAGCGGAATCACAGCATTTACAGGTATTTCAAGTGAAGGTATTGATGCATTTATACGTGATTTAGGGGAAACCGGGGAATATATTTCTCAGCTTTTTACGGCTACAACCAACACACTGCTGAGTCTTGGGTTATTGCCGGTCTATACTTTTTTACTTCTTTTCTATAGAGACAAATTTCGGGATTTTATTTCCATGCTTATTAAAGATGACCAGGAACAAGTAGTCCAAAAGATCATTGATCAAGCCTCAGAAGTAGTCCCGAAATATTTAAAAGGTCTCGTTATTGTTTGTTTCATTTTGGTGGGGCTAAATTCGCTCGGCTTTTATTTAATAGGGATTGAGTATGCACTCCTGTTCGGTATTATTGCTGCGATATTCAATTTGATCCCTTATCTCGGAACTATTCTTGGATACGGGGTGGTACTGCTTTTTGTATTAGGGACCCAAAGTCCGTCTTTGGCATTTGCCGTTATTATTCAATTTGTGATTGTACAGTTTTTGGAAAACAATATACTTACCCCGAATATCACCGGATCATATGTGGAAATTAATCCTCTTGTAATCATATTTTCACTTATTGGTGCAGGACTGATTTGGGGGTTGCCCGGAATGCTTATCATAATTCCGTACCTGGGGCTGTTCAAGATCGTTTGTGAAAATGTAGAGGACTTGAAGCCCATCGGGTTTTTATTAGGTAATAGAGGTACTGAACGGCACTCAATTACCATAAAATCATTACAAAGAAGATTCGGTTGGCTGGAAGAGGACTGA
- a CDS encoding CPBP family glutamic-type intramembrane protease, translating to MGEEIYNRDYFINVFKKPETGLWLSAVLSVIFFVLRHLPPNTIKWFDILIQP from the coding sequence ATTGGAGAAGAAATTTATAACCGCGACTATTTCATCAATGTTTTTAAAAAGCCTGAAACCGGACTATGGCTATCAGCCGTATTGTCTGTCATTTTCTTTGTATTGAGGCATCTGCCTCCAAACACAATCAAGTGGTTCGATATTCTAATTCAACCATAG